In Parus major isolate Abel chromosome 1, Parus_major1.1, whole genome shotgun sequence, the following proteins share a genomic window:
- the GRPR gene encoding gastrin-releasing peptide receptor: MASGECLLLDLETDNFIFYNISVNQSANFSLLGEDWFYPAFLYAIPTIYGIIILIGLIGNITLIKIFCTVKSMRNVPNLFISSLALGDLLLLVTCVPVDASRYLADEWLFGRTGCKLIPFIQLTSVGVSVFTLTALSADRYKAIVRPMEIQASHALMKICVRAAIIWIVSMLLAIPEAVFSDLHPFHDKGTNKTFISCAPYPHSDGLHPKIHSMASFLIFYIIPLSVISVYYYFIAKNLIRSAYNIPVEGNVHVRKQIESRKRLARTVLVFVCLFAFCWLPTHIIYLYRSYHYSEVDTSVLHFIASICARILAFTNSCVNPFALYLLSKSFRKQFNNQLLCCRARLLIRSHSMARSTTRMTSLKSTNHSLATFSLINGNHICHEGCV, from the exons ATGGCATCTGGAGAGTGCCTTCTGCTAGACCTAGAAACAGATAACTTCATTTTCTATAACATCTCTGTCAACCAGAGTGCAAACTTCTCCCTGCTTGGGGAAGACTGGTTTTACCCAGCGTTCCTCTACGCCATCCCCACAATCTATGGGATCATCATTCTGATAGGCCTTATTGGCAATATCACCTTGATTAAGATCTTCTGTACTGTGAAATCCATGCGAAATGTCCCTAATTTGTTCATTTCCAGTTTGGCTCTGGGAGACCTGCTGCTTCTAGTGACTTGTGTGCCTGTGGATGCCAGCAGGTATCTTGCTGATGAGTGGCTGTTTGGCAGAACAGGATGCAAACTTATCCCCTTCATACAGCTCACCTCTGTAGGGGTGTCAGTCTTTACTCTCACTGCTCTCTCTGCTGACAG gTATAAAGCTATAGTAAGGCCAATGGAGATCCAAGCATCCCATGCACTGATGAAGATTTGTGTGAGAGCTGCTATAATCTGGATTGTATCCATGTTGCTTGCCATCCCTGAAGCAGTATTTTCAGATCTGCACCCTTTCCACGACAAAGGGACTAATAAAACCTTTATCAGCTGTGCTCCTTACCCCCATTCAGATGGGCTGCATCCCAAAATTCACTCAATGGCAtcatttctcatattttatattattccCCTATCTGTAATTTCAgtgtattattattttattgctaAGAATTTGATCCGGAGTGCTTACAACATCCCCGTGGAAGGCAACGTGCACGTGAGGAAACAG ATTGAATCCCGTAAGCGCCTGGCCAGGACCGTGCTGGTCTTCGTGTGCCTCTTCGCCTTCTGCTGGCTGCCCACTCACATCATCTACTTATACCGGTCCTACCACTACTCTGAGGTGGACACCTCAGTGCTGCATTTCATTGCCAGCATCTGTGCCCGGATCCTGGCATTCACTAACTCTTGTGTCAATCCCTTTGCTCTCTACTTGCTCAGCAAGAGCTTTCGGAAGCAGTTCAACaaccagctgctgtgctgcagagctcgCCTCCTCATCCGCTCCCACAGCATGGCCAGGAGCACCACACGAATGACCTCCCTCAAGAGCACCAACCACTCCCTGGCCACCTTCAGCCTCATCAATGGCAACCACATCTGCCACGAAGGCTGTGTCTAA